GATTAAAGGGGGGGGCTGATAAAAGAGGGGGGTTGATAAGGGGGGGTCGTAGTAAAAAGGGGGATTGATAAGGGGGGGGGTCGATAAGGGGGGGGTTAAGGGGGGGTACCGGTGTTGGGGGTCCCGGCGCGGGTCCCGGCCGGCGTCTCGCCCTTCAGCACCTCGGCCAGCGCCGCCGCCTTTATAGGCGCGGGGGGGGCCCCACGTGGGGGGGTCTCCATTGACGTCAATGGCTCATTCATAAAATCgagcctgggaaaaaaagagaaaagaggaaggggggggggtggggggggggagagtGAGAGTTGCGCTTGGCGCATGCGCAGAACGAACCGGGGCTGGGAGCGGCCGCGGCATGAatggaaagggggggggggagtgaATGAGTGAATGGGGGGGGGTAATGAGTGAATGGGGGGGGGTAATGAGTGAATGGGGGGGGTTAATGAAAGAATGGGGGGGTAATGAAGGAATGGGGGGGGTAATGAATGAATGGGGGGTAATGAATGAATGGGGGGGTAATGAGTGAATGGGGGGGTTAATGAATGAATGGGGGGGTAATGAGTGAATGGGGGGGTAATGAATGGGGGGGTAATGAGTGAATGGGGGGGTAATGAATGAATGGGGGGGTAATGAGTGAATGGGGGGGTTAATGAGTGAATGGGGGGGTTAATGAGTGAATGGGGGGGTTAATGAATGAATGGGGGGGTAATGAGTGAATGGGGGGTAATGAATGAATGGGGGATAATGAATGAATGGGGGGTAATGAGTGAATGGGGGGGTTAATGAATGAATGGGGGGGTAATGAATGAATGGGGGGTAATGAATGAATGGGGGGGTGAATGAATGAAagaggggggggacacggggttTGTGCGGGTATAGAGACCCCCGCCAGCCCCTATATACCCTCTGTACCGCCTGTATACCCACTGTAACGCCTACAACCCCTATATATGCCCCCTATAACCCCTATATATACTACCTATAACCCCTATATACCCCCTGTAACCCCTATATACCCTTATACATACTCTCTATAACCCCTATATATCTCCTATACCCCCCATAACCCCTATATATACCCTCTATAACCCCTATATATCCCCTATACCCCTATATACCCCCTATATATACCCTCTATAACCCCTACATACCCCCTATAATCCCTATATATACCCTTTATAACCCCTATATATGTCCTCTGTAACCCCTATATACCACCTATAATCCCTATATAACCCCTATAACCTCTATATACCCCCTATATATACCCTCTATAACCCCTATATATACTCTCTATAACCCCTATATACCCCTATAACCCCTATATACCCTCTATAACCCCTGTATACCCACTATGACCCCTATACGACCTCTAATACTCTATacatcccccccccccgcacccccccccccgacaCCCTGATAACCCTACAGGCACACCCTATAGGCGCCCCTATACCCCTATAGGCACCCCTATACCCCTATAGGCACCCACATACACCTATAggcatcccctgcaccccccctaGAGGCACCCGCAGACCCCTATAGACACCCCCACGCTGCTATAGGCACCCCCTTACCCCCTCagacacccccagacccctataGACCCCCCATACCCCTATAGACACCCCCTACACCCCCTCCATGTGGTTCTATACGTGTGTGTGAGCACATATACGTGCTTGTCCACCTATGTGTCCACACACACGCgtgtatatgtgcatatatacgTGTCTAAGGGAGCCTATACGTGCATATAGGGATCTATACGTGCCTGGGTGTATCTATAGGCCTGTAGGCTTACCCGTATGCCTCAGCACATCTGTTAATAGGTGCCTATAGCCCTCTATACGTGCCTGGACACATCAATAGGCATGTATATAGCTCTTTATATCTCTATAGGCCTGTCTATAGGTGCCTATAGCCCTCTCTTTGTGCCTAGATGTCTCTATAGGACTGTCTATAGGTACCTATAGCCCTCTGTATGTGCCTACATGTACCTATAGGCGTGCCTATTGCTCTCTAGGTCCGCGTGTAGGTGCCTATAACCCTCTACACGTGCCTAGAAGTACCTATAGCAGTGCCTGTGGGTGCCTATAGCCTTCTATACATGCCCAGAGGTCTCTATAGGTGTGCCTATGGCTCTCTAGGTCCGCGTATAGGTGCCTATAGTCCTTTATACGTGTCTAAAAGTACCTATAGCGGTGCCTATAGCCCTGTATACGTGCTCAGGCGTACCTATAGGGGTGCCTATGGCTCTCTAGGTCTGTCTATGGGTGCCTCTAGCCCTCTATACGTGCCCGAAAGTACCTATAGCGGTGCCTGCAGCCCTCTGTACGTGCCCAGGTGTAACTATAGGGGGGGGTCTATGGCTCTCTGGGTCTCTCTGGAGGTGCCTATAGCCCTTTATAGGTGTCTAGAAGTACCTATAGCCCTATATACACGCCCAGACGTACCTATAGGGGTGGTATGGCTCTATATGGCCCTATACGGCGGCCTataggtgcccccccccccagcactgcAGGATGAGGTGAGTCACCAATGCAGCTgtaaaaggggggggggggggtgagtcTATAGGGGGGGGTGATGTGTAGGTGTCGGGGGGGCCTATGGGGGGGGATGAGTCACTaattgctgcagctgctgcagcgcTGGCCCCTATGGAGGGGGGGTATGGGATCTATAGGGGGATGGGAGGGTGCATAGCGGGGGTATCAGGGGGTgtagagggggctggggggggcgtAGAGGGGGGATATAGGGAGCTGGAGGGGGAGTATAGGGGGTTGTGGGGATGTAtgggggggtatgggggggtatagggggctggggggttgtATAGGGAGATAGGGGGGTGTATGGGGGGGTatagggggctggagggggtgtATAGGGGGATGAGGGGGTGTATGGGGGAGGtagagggggctgggagggtgtATAGGGGGAGTatagggggctggagggggtgtATAGGGGGAGTATAGGGGGTTGTGGGGTTGTATAGGGGGATGAGGGGGTGTATATGGGGGAgtatagggggctgggggattgtatagggggctgggggtgtgtATAGGGGGTTATAGGGGGTTGGAAGGGGGTGTgtagggggctggaggggggtataggggggTATAGGGGGGTATAGGGGGATGGGGGGTTGTATGGGGGGATAGAGAGTTGGAGGGGGCATAtaggggggttatagggggttggagggggtgTATGGGGGGGTTATAGGGGGCTAGGGGTGTGTGTAGGGGGtatagggggttggggggttgtgtagggggctggggggtgtatAGGGTGGGTTATAGGGAGCAGGGGGGGATGTATAGGGAGAAGGAGGCTCTATAGGGAGAAGGAGGTGAGCTGGGGGCGTCTACGGGGGGATCtataggggatgggggggtctatgggggggcCTATAGGGGCTGGGGAGTCTATGGGGCGGTGTAGAGGGGctagggggatctagagggggatctataggggttgggggggttcTAAGAGGGGTCTATAGTGGGGTCTCtagggtctggggggtccaTACGGGGGGGTCTATAGGGTCTGAGGGGGTCTATAGTGGGGTCTATAGAGTCTGGGGGGGTCTATAGGGGCTGGAGGGGTCTATAGGGTCTGGGGAGGGTCTATGGGGGGGCCGATAGGGGGATCTATAGAGTCTAGGGGGGTCTATAGTGGGGTCTATAGTATCTGGGGAGGTTCTATGGGGGGTCTATAGAGGCTGGGGAGGTTCTATGGGGGGTCTATAGAGGCTgggggggtctatagggggGGTCTATAGGGTCTGAGGGGGTCTATAGGGGGGTCTAtaggttctgaggggctctataGGGGGGTCTATAGGGCCCGGGGGTTCTCTAGGATCTGGGGGAGTGTCTATAGGGGGGTCTATAGGGACCGAGGTGATCTATAGGGGTGTGGAGTGGGGGGGTCACTCAGACctctgccccccccgccccccccaatCCCGGGGATGATTCACCCTGCGGCAgccatgggggggggggggaggggaggggggggctgtGACGTCACCTGAGGATCACGTGATGGGGGAGGGGGTCTCCTGCTGCAGCGGCAGGACCGGGcatccccccccgccccccgttGCCATGGCAGCCGTTGCTAGGGACCCACAGCATCCCCTTGTTGCTAGGGACCCAGCATCCCCCCCGTTGCTAGGGACCCGGCATCCCCCGGTTGCCATAGCAACCGTTGCTAGGGACCCGGCATCCCTCCCTGTTGCCATGGCAGCCGTTGCTAGGGGCACACAGCATCCCCCCGTTGCCATAGCAACCGTTGCTGGGGACACACAGCATCCCCCGTTGCCATAGCAACCGTTGCTAGGGACCCAGCAGCCCTGTTGCTATGGGCCTAGCAGCCCCCTTTtcaccccagtccctcccagtccctcccagtccccccactccccctagtccccccagtgctcaatgatcccagtccccccagtccctcccagtccccccagtgccccccagtccctcccagtctcacCAGTCCCTCTCAatcccctccagtccctcccagtgctcccagtccctcccagtccccccactccccctagtccccccagtgctcaatgctcccagtctccccagtccctcccagtccctcccagtccccccagtccccccagtgctcaatgctcccagtccccccagtccctctcaatccccccagtccctcccagtgctcccagtccctcccagtccccccactCCCTCTAGCCCCCCCAGTGCTCaatgctcccagtccccccagtgccccctagtccctcccagtccctcccagtccccccagttcctcccagtgctcaatgctcccagtccccccagtccctctcaatcccccccagtccctcccagtgctcccagtccctcccagtcaccccagtGCTCAATACTCCCCGTCCCTCCCAATACCCcaagtccctcccagtccctccactCCCTCTAGTCCCCCCAGTGCTCaatgctcccagtccccccagcccctcccagtccctcccagtccccccagtgcctcccagtgctcagtgctcccagtccctccagtgccccccagtccctcccagtccccccactCCCCCTAGTCCCCCCAGTgctcagtgctcccagtccccccagtgccccctagtccctcccagttcccccagtccctcccagtccccccagtccctctcaatcccccccagtccctcccagtgctcccagtccctcccagtccccccactCCCCCTAGTCCCCCCAGTgctcagtgctcccagtccccccagtgccccctagtccctcccagtccccccaggcCCTCTCAATCCCCTCAGTCCCCCCAGTGCTCaatgctcccagtccctcccgtccctcccagtccccccactCCCCCTAGTCGCCCCAGTGCTCaatgctcccagtccccccagtgccccctagtcccttccagtccccccagtccctcccagtccccccagtgcctcccagtgctcagtgctcccagtccctccagtgccccccagtccctcccagtctcacCAGTCCCTCcaagtccctcccagtccctcccgtccctcccagtccccccactccccctagtccccccagtgctcaatgctcccagtccccccagtgccccctagtccctcccagtccccccaggcCCTCTCAATCCCCTCAGTCCCCCCAGTGCTCaatgctcccagtccccccagtccctcccagtccctccagtccctcccactccccccagtcccccccagtgctcaatgctcccagtagctcccagtccctcccagtccccccactccccctagtccccccagtgctcaatgctcccagtagctcccagtccctcccagtccccctagtccctcccagtccccccagtccctcccagtccccccagtccccccaagTGCTCAATGCTCcaagtccccccagtccccccagtccctcccagcccctcccagtccctcccctcccccctgGGGGGGGTTTGGTGGCGCGGGGCGCGCTGGCGGCGCAGGTGGCGCCGTGGCTTAGTTGGTTAAAGCGCCTGTCTAGTAAACAGGAGATCCTGGGTTCGAATCCCAGCGGTGCCTTTTACCGGGGAGGCACCCCGAaatatttttgggggggggcagagggtgttttgggggggctggaagTTGAGGTGAAGGTTCTTTTTAcctttttggggtgccccccgaAAAtttgtggggttgggggggctggaAATAGACTTAAAGGTGGTTTTTACCTTCCCGgagggggcaccccaaaaatttgggggggctggaaatGAGGGTAAAGGTGATTTTACCTTCccgggggggcaccccaaaaatttgggggggctggaaatGAGGGTAAAGGTGATTTTACCTTCccgggggggcaccccaaaaatttgggggggctggaaatGGGGGTAAAGGTTGGTTTTTACCTTCTCGGGTGGGCACCCCAAAAATTTGGGGGGCTAAAAATGGGGGTGAAGGTTGTTTTTTACCTTCtcgggggggcaccccaaaattttTGAGGTTTGAGGGGGCTGGAAATGGGGGTGAAGGTGAGTTTTGCCTTCCCTGGGGGGGCACCCTAAAAATTTGCGGGGCTGGAAATGGGGGTGAAGATGCTtttattggggggggggtgtccggGTGGGGGaattttggggttcggggggaggtttgggggttcagagaggattttggggggtcctgggggggagggttgggggggtcagagggtCTCGGAGAGGTTTGAGGGAtttggaggtggttgagttggattttgaggggatttgaggggggtTGAggaggtttttggggttcagggaggggtttttggggttcaggggggtttgggggtgtcctgggaggtttgggggggtcagtgggggggttctgggtttattttttggggggctcagagggtCTCGGAGAGGTTTGAGGGActtggaggtggttgagttggattttgaggggatttgaggggggtTGAGATTGGGGTTCAGGgagggatttttggggttcagggaaggtttttggggttcaggaaggtttgggggtgtcctggaggtttgggggggtcagtgggggggttctgggtttattttttggggggctcagaaGGTTTTGGAGAGTTTTGAGGGACTTGGAGGAGGTTTGGTTGGATTTtgaggggatttgaggggatttgaggaggtttttggggttcagggagggtttttggggttctgagaggattttggggtgttctggaggaggatttgggggttcaggaggggattttggggggttgggagGGGGTCAGAAGGTTTTGGGGAGTTTTGAGGGAtttggaggtggttgagttggattttgaggggatttgagggggtttgaggaggcttttggggttcagggaggggtttttggggttcagggagggtttttggggtcccgaGAGGATTTTGAGGGGTTCTGGAGGAGGGTTtagggggttcaggaggggattttggggggttgggagGGGGTCAGAGGGTCTCGGAGAGGTTTGAGGGActtggaggtggttgagttggattttgaggggatttgaggggggtTGAgaggatttttggggttcagggagggatttttggggttcagggaaggtttttggggttcaggaaggtttgggggtgtcctgggaggtttgggggggtcagtgggggggttctgggtttattttttggggggctcagaaGGTTTTGGAGAGTTTTGAGGGACTTGGAGGAGGTTTGGTTGGATTTtgaggggatttgaggggatttgaggaggtttttggggttcagggagggtttttggggttctgagaggattttggggtgttctggaggaggatttgggggttcaggaggggattttggggggttgggagGGGGTCAGAAGGTTTTGGGGAGTTTTGAGGGAtttggaggtggttgagttggattttgaggggatttgagggggtttgaggaggcttttggggttcagggaggggtttttggggttcagggagggtttttggggtcccgaGAGGATTTTGAGGGGTTCTGGAGGAGGGTTtagggggttcaggaggggattttggggggttgggagGGGGTCAGAGGGTCTCGGAGAGGTTTGAGGGATTTGGAGGTGGTTCGGCTGGATTTTGAGGGGATTTGAAGGGGGTTgagagggtttttggggttcagggagggggttttggggttcggggtgtttttggggttcaCAGGATGTGGAGGCGGGTTTCGGGGTGCAGCCCGCAGGCCACTTTGTGCTCCTCGAAGAGGCTCTGGAGCCGCTGCAGGTAGAGCTGGTGGAAGCGATCGACCTCGCGCTCCGAGGGCCGAGGGATTCGGGGGACAAAAAGGGGGGCGCCCACtaaaattgggggggggggcaccccgaAATCAGCTGCACCCCGaaatccagccccatagatacccccggcacccccaaatccacccagcaccccaaaaaatcCAACCAGCACCCAAAAAAtccacccagcaccccaaaatccacccctcaaatcctccctgcaccccaaaatccagccagcaccccaaaatccaccccctcAACTCCACCcggaacccccaaatccctcctgcaACCCCAAAATTCCCCCTTGCGCCCCTAAaatccctccctgcacccccaattcccctccttgccccccaaatcccccctaaTCCCCTCTCAGCACCCcgaaatcccctccctgccccccaaaatccccccaaatcctctccttatcccccaaaatcccctccttggcccccccaaatccccctcaaatcccccctaaatccccctccttgccccccaaaacccctcaaatcccccaaatcccctctaatccccccaaatcccctccctgccccccaaatccccctcaaatccccccataatcccctcccagcacccccaattcccctccttgccccccatacccccctaatcccctctcagcaccccaaaatcccccctaAATCCGCCTCCTtgcccccaaaatcccccttaaatcccctcaaatccccctccctgccccccaaatcccctcaaatccccccaattcccctcaaatccccctcaaatcccctccctgccccccaaatccccctcgaatccccccaaatccctcttaatcccctccctgcccccccaaatcccccctaaatcccctccttggcccctcaaaacccccccaaatcccctccctgcccctcaaatcccccccaaatccccccaaatcccctccctgccccccaaatccccctcaaatcgcccccaaatcccctccctgccccccaaatccccctcaaatcgcccccaaatcccctccctgccccccaaatccccccataatcccctcccagcaccccaattcccctccttgccccccaaaatccccccaaaccccctccttgccccccaaatcccctcaaatcccccccaaatcccctccctgccccccagatccccctcaaatccccacaaatcccctccctgccccccaaatcccccccaaatccccctcgaatcccccccaaatcccccctaatcccctctcagcaccccaaaatccccccaaacccccaaaatccccccaaaccccctccttgcccccccaaatcccccctaaatcccctccttggcccctcaaatcccccccaaatccccccaaaccccccaaatcccccctaaatcccctccctgccccccaaatccccctcaaatcgcccccaaatcccctccctgccccccaaatccccccataatcccctcccagcacccccaattcccctccttgcccccccaaatcccccctaaatcccctccttggcccctcaaatcccccccaaatccccccaaaccccccaaatcccccctaaatcccctccctgccccccaaatccccctcaaatcgcccccaaatccccccataatcccctcccagcacccccaattcccctccttgccccccaaaatccccccaaaccccctccttgcccccccaaatcccccctaaatcccctccttggcccctcaaaacccccccaaatcccctccctgccccaccaaatcccccccaaaccccctccttgccccccaaatcccctccctgccccccaaatccccccccaatgaccccccgggccccccccaaatctctcaCCCACGACGGTGAGGGGCACGGCGAAGGGCAGGAAGGggagcccccccctcccccagaaGAAGCAGGGGGCGAACCCCAAAAGGTCCTTGAGGCGGCGCTGGAGGCGTCGGAGCCGCGAGGCCTTGCTCAGCGCCGGCTGCCGGAACGTCTCCTGCTCCCCGAAGACGTAGACGGGGACcaggggggtgctgggaccaaCCCCCCCACCACCCAGGGGTGAGAGacgcaccccaaaaccccccacaGCAACCCCGcggcacccccaaaacccctggaAACCCATTGATCCTCATGGACCTTCTTTGACCTCCATTGATCTCCATTGATCCCCATTgatccccattgacccccattgATCTCCATTGATCCCCATTGGCCTCCATTGACCTCCATTGACCCCCATTGGCCTCCATTGACCCCCATTGGCCTCCATTGACCTCCATTGGCCTCCATTgatccccattgacccccattgACCTCCATTGACCCCCATTGGCCTCCATTGACCTCCATTGATCTCCATTGATCCCCATTgatccccattgacccccattgATCTCCATTgacccccattgacccccattgACCTCCATTGACCTCCATTGATCCCCATTGAGCTTCATTGACCTCCATTGGCCCTCAATGACTTTCATTGCCCCCCATGgacccccattgacccccattgACTCCACTTTATCCTCAATGACCACCATTAACCCCCACTGACACCCATTGACTCTACTTGACCCCTATTGATCTCCATTGACCAGTCATTGACCCCGTTGACTCCACTTGACCCCCATTGAGCTCCATTGACCCCCATTGACTCCACTTGACCACCATTGACCACCATTGACCTCCATTCACCTCCAGTgatccccattgacccccattgacccccattgACCCTAGATGACCCCATTGACCTCCATGGATCCTCATTTACCTTCATGGACCACCATTGACCCCCATTGACTCCACTTGACCCTCAATGATCTCTATTGACTTCCATTGACCATCATTGACCCCCATTGACCTCCATTGACTCCACTTGACCCTCAATGACCACCATTGACCTTCATTGACCACCATTGACCTCTATTGACCTCCATGGACCACCAGTGACCCCCCTTAACCCTCATTGACCTCTGCTGACCTCCACTGACGCCACTTGACCTCCATTGATCTCCACTGATCCCCATTGACCTCCATTGACCCCCATTGATCCCCATTGATCCCCATTGACCTCTATTGACCTCCATTGACCACCATTGACAACCATTgacccccattgacccccattgaccccattgacctcCATCgacccccattgacccccattgacccccattgACCACCGTTGACCACTGTTGGCCTCCATTGACCTCCATTGGCctccattgaccccattgatccctattgacCCCCTTGATCCCTATTGACCCCAATCGATCCCTGCTGACCCCATTGATCCCCACTGACCCCAATCGATCCCCATTGATCCCCATCGatccccattgatccctattgaccccattgatccctattgacCCCATCGATTCCCATTGATCCTCATTGccccattgatccctattgacCCCATCGATTCCCATTGATCCTCATTGCCCCATTGATTTCTGTTGATCCCTATTGATCCCCATTGACCCCACTCgatccccattgccccccattGACCCCAATTGATTCCTATTGATCCCAATTGaccccattgatccctattgatCCCCGCTGAGCCCCGCTGACCCCACTCGATCCCCATTGCCTCCCATTGATCCCAATTGATCCCCGCTGCACTCCATTAATCCCTATTGCCCCCATTGCCtccattgatccctattgacCCCCGTTGCCCCTCATTGatccccattgatccctattgatCGCTATTGATCCCCATTGatccccattgatccctattgacccccattgatccctattgatCCCCATTGACCCCAATCGATCCCCATTGATCCCCATTGACCCCAACGATCCCTATCGATCCCCATTGACCCCAATCGATCCCCATTGAACCCTGTTGATCCCTGTTGACCCCTATTGACCTCCATTGACCTCAATCGatccccattgatccctattgatccccattgatccccattgatccctattgacCCCCATTGCCACTCATTGCCCCTCATTGATCCCCATCGATCCCCATTGATCCTTATTAACCCCAATCGATCCCCATTGATCCCCATTGATCCCCATTGACCCCAATcgatccccattgcccctcattgATCCCCATTGATCGATATTGATCCCCATTGATCCCAATCGATCCCCATTGatccccattgatccctattgacccccattgcccctcattgATCCCTATTGATCGATATTGATCCCCATTGACCCCAACCGATCCCCATTCATGCCCATTGACCCCAATCGATCCCCATTCATCCCCATTGATCCCCATTGAGCCCTATTgacccccattgcccctcattgatccccattgatccccattgacccccattgACCCCGATCGATCCCAATTGACCCCGATCGATCCCTATTAATCCTCATTGACCCCAATCGATCCCCATTGatccccattgatccctattgacCCCCATTGACCCCAATCgatccccattgacccccattgatccctattgacccccattgcccctcattgATCCCCATTGATCCCAATTGACCCCAATCCatccccattgatccctattgacccccattgcccctcattgATCCCCATTGATCCCCATTGACCTCAATCGATCCCCATTGACCCCGATCGATCCCGATCGATCCCTTATTGATCCCCGctgcccctcccccccccgttGCCTACCCGTGGCGCAGGGCCAGGCGCACGAAGCCCTTGCGGCGGCGCAGGACGACGCGGTGGGATCCCGGGGTCCCCTCCAGCGCCTCGGCCGCGCCCCCCACCATGATCACCAGGGCCTGGTCCCGCTGCTCCAGCACCCGGTCCAGGCAGCGCCGGCTCACGGGGCACAGCCCTgcggggggaaggggggggtcaggggagTGCACCCCAAAAAGAGGGACCAAGAACCCCCAAAAAGAGGGACCCCGTACCCTAAAACGGGATTCTGCAGCCCAAAAAGGGGACCCTGCAGCCCCAAAAGGGGACCAAGAACCCCAAAAAGAGGAACAAGAACCTCAAAGAGGGACCAAGAACCCCAAAAAGAGGAACAAGAACCTCAAAGAGGGACCAAGAACCCCAAAAAGAGGAACAAGAACCCCAAAGAGGGACCAAGAACCCCAAAAAGAGGGACCCTGCAACCCAAAGAGAGAttctgcaccccaaaaaggggACCCTGAAACCCCAAAAGGGGACCAAGAACCCCAAAAAGAGGA
The sequence above is drawn from the Phaenicophaeus curvirostris isolate KB17595 unplaced genomic scaffold, BPBGC_Pcur_1.0 scaffold_677, whole genome shotgun sequence genome and encodes:
- the LOC138735294 gene encoding LOW QUALITY PROTEIN: 2-acylglycerol O-acyltransferase 3-like (The sequence of the model RefSeq protein was modified relative to this genomic sequence to represent the inferred CDS: deleted 2 bases in 1 codon); its protein translation is VIRSAPLSPGRTYLLAAHPHGVACIGVFGAFVTGGRGAAGTRNGGSGRGGPCPGLRPTSPPSTGSSTSPLQGIRLAAGLCPVSRRCLDRVLEQRDQALVIMVGGAAEALEGTPGSHRVVLRRRKGFVRLALRHGTPLVPVYVFGEQETFRQPALSKASRLRRLQRRLKDLLGFAPCFFWGRGGLPFLPFAVPLTVVVGAPLFVPRIPRPSEREVDRFHQLYLQRLQSLFEEHKVACGLHPETRLHIL